The genomic DNA CCGGCCGACTCCAGCGGCTCAGAGACCACCTGTGATTCGGGTCGTCCTCGCGGCAGTGCTCGCGACGGCGCTTGTGGGCGTCTCGTTGCCGGCCGCAGAGCGGGCGGAGGCGGACCGAAACACCGCGCTGGCGACCGGCGAACTCGCCGCAGTTGCAGAAACCGCAGAGGAACTCGCGGCTGAAAACGACCCGGTTACATCGGGAACAGGTGCCGCTTCGACAGACATCATTGTGGACTCCCCGTCAGGGGTGTTCGCAGCCGGCGGGAGCCTCATTATCGACAGCAAACTACGGTGGGTCCCGAAAGACGGTCCCGAACAGTCAGTCGAGACGGCGGTCCGGCTCAACACCACCGAGCCGATTCAGATTACCGGCCAGTCACGACTTCGGCTGTCGCTTATTACGGGCAGCGATGGCGAGCCGACCGTCAGCATCGAGCGCGTCCACGGCGGCAACGGCAGGGCCGCCGCCGAAGGTTGAAGTCGGATGCCGGGACCAGCCCCCGTGTGCTCGACCGACTGTTTCCGACCGACGCCGACTGTCGGTGCCGAACACGCTTCGATGGCGACCGGCTTTGCGTCGAAAGCGACGACTGTCCCGGTAGCGGCCG from Natronomonas pharaonis DSM 2160 includes the following:
- a CDS encoding DUF7311 family protein, giving the protein MIRVVLAAVLATALVGVSLPAAERAEADRNTALATGELAAVAETAEELAAENDPVTSGTGAASTDIIVDSPSGVFAAGGSLIIDSKLRWVPKDGPEQSVETAVRLNTTEPIQITGQSRLRLSLITGSDGEPTVSIERVHGGNGRAAAEG